DNA sequence from the Desulfobacterales bacterium genome:
CTTGAGCTAAAAGCTTGTTATCTTTAACAAAGGATAAGACATTTTGCTTAAGCTCATTAAAAGGTAATCCTCTATGTGTCTGTTGCTTAATGAACTCAAAGATATTTAATACTTTTGAATCAAATAAACGGTTATTACCTGATTCATCTTTAGCAAAATGGTCGAATACATCTTTTATTTCTCGTAAGCAACGTCTAATCAATGCTTCTCTAATTCCAGTCTGATTTACTATATCCTTTAAATCAATCATAATTTTACCTTTTTCTAAAATAGCTCAATTGAAAATATATATAGCTTACAGTATATATTAAAATTAATTGTTTTCAAGTTTAGATAATGCTATTTATTTTAAAAATCAATTTTATAATTAAATAGTTTTTTTTTAAATAAAAAATTTTAAGGAGACCAATAATGTTTGATAAAACAATAACTGATCACAATGAAGCAATAAACAGCCTTTTTAAAATAAAAGATAAAATCGTGAACGCAGGAAATCTGCTTTCTTCTGCTATAAATAATGGTAAAAAAATTCTTATCTGCGGAAATGGTGGCTCCGCTGCTGATTCCCAGCATTTTGCAGCAGAAATAGTAGGACGGTTTGGAAAGGAAAGAAGAGCTCTTCCATCAATTGCTTTAACTACGGATACATCAATAATTACAGCCTTAACCAATGATTACTCCTATGAAAAAGTTTTTGAAAGACAAGTTGATGCTCTTGGAAATGAAGGAGATGTTCTTATAGCAATATCAACTTCTGGAAACTCAGACAATATAATAAAAGCTGTTGAAATCGCTAAACAAAAAGGCATTAAAACAATATCTTTATTAGGCAAGGATGGAGGCAAACAAAATAATATCGCGGATATATCTATAATTGTTTCATCCAAGATAACTGCCCGCGTTCAAGAAGCCCATATCCTTATTTTGCACTTATGGGCAGAAATAATTGAATCAAACCTTTAAACCTTAAACTTATAAAATTTAAAATTTTAGGATAATATTATGGAATTTTTTCCTGATTTTTCAAATTGTACTGTAACAGTTATTGGCGATATAATGCTTGATATGTATATTTGGGGAGAAGTTGAAAGGATTTCTCCAGAAGCCCCGGTTCCAGTTTTAAAAATAAACGAAAGAACTTTTAATTTAGGCGGCTCAGGAAACGTTGCAGCAAACTTAGCAGGTCTAAAATGTAAAACAATTCTTATTGGAACAGTGGGAGATGACCATTTTGCTGAATTGCTAAAAGGGCTTGCATCTAAAATAGGAATAGATAATAGTTTTGTTACTAACCCGTTTTTTCCTACTACTACAAAAACACGTGTAATTGCCCAAGGCCAGCAGCTTATAAGACTTGATGAAGAAGAAACAAAAGAATTCGGAGATGAAATATCTGAAAAAATAATTAAACAATTTGAAGAAGTTGCAACGCAGTCTAATGCAGTTATTCTTTCAGATTATGGAAAAGGAGTTTTAAAAGGAAAAACAGCTTCAAAAATAATAGAAAAATGTAAATTAATGAAAATTCCTGTATTTATAGACCCAAAAGGAAAGATATGGGATAAATATAAAGGTGCTACCTGTATTACACCTAATTTATCTGAATTTCAAGCTATAGCTCCCCTTGCAAAAAAAGATAATTTAGAAATACATGCAAAGCGGATTATAAAAAATCTTGGCTTAGAATATCTTATTGTAACAAAAGGTAAAGACGGCCTTTCATTATTCGGTAAGGATTTTAAAACTGTGCATATATCTGCCGAAGCAAAGGAAGTATTTGATGTATCTGGAGCTGGAGATACTGTAATATCTACTCTTTCAGCTTGTTATGGTTCAGGAACTTCCATTGAAAATTCAGCTAAAATAGCAAATGCTGCAGCAGGAATTGTAGTCGGAAAAATCGGAACTCAGCCGATAATACTTTCAGAGCTTAAAGACAATTTGATGAATAAAAAAATAACAGCATCAAATAAATCTTTAACCCTTGATCAAGCCCAAGAAATAATATCTTCATGGAGAAATCAAGGGAAACGCATTGTATTTACCAATGGCTGTTTCGATATTCTTCATGTAGGTCATATAAAACTCTTAAATTCTGCAGCAGAAGAAGGAGACAAGCTAATTATAGGACTAAATTCGGATTCTTCTATAAAAAGGCTTAAAGGCAGTCAAAGGCCTATAATTCCTGAGGAAGAACGAGCTGCGCTTTTGGGTAGCATACGATCTGTTGACCTTGTAATAATTTTTTCTGAAGATACTCCCCTTAACCTTATCGAAAAAATTAAACCAGACGTTCTTGTAAAAGGCGGTGATTACACTGTTGAAACGGTTGTAGGTCATGAAAGAGTTCAAGACTATGGAGGAAAACTTATTCTTGTTCCCATTGTTGACGGAGTTAGCACTACAAAAGTTATAGAATCAGTAAAAAGTAGATTGAAATAATTATAGGAATAAATTCATGAATTATACTAACAGCTTAAAGGCAACTATTTTGCTTTACAACTGCCTCTGGAAATTAATTATTCCTCTGCTAAAATTTAATAAGCGGCTTCAAGATGGATTTGAACAGAGAACTTTGAAAATTAACGATTTACCTAAATCTGATGTTTGGATACAAGCCGCTTCAGCAGGAGAAGCTTATCTTGCCCTTGATATCATAAAAAATTTTAACCCAGAAAACTCACTAAAAATTTATTTAACTACAAATACAAAACAAGGTTTTGAATTAATAAATAAAGGCATATCCGCGTATAAAGGCTCTTTTTCTGTTAAAACAGGATATTTTCCTTTTGATGCTCCGTCTTTAATGGAGATTGCTGTAAAAACAATTAAGCCCAAATTGATGATACTCCTTGAAACTGAAATATGGCCTGGACTTCTTTATTCTCTGAAAAAATCTGGTATTAAAACAGTAATTATAAACGGAAGAATTACGGAGCAAAGTTTGAAAGGCTATACAGGATTTTCGTCTCTTTTAAAACAGCTCGCTCCAAATAAAATTTTAGCCATATCTGATGGTGATAAGTTCAAATTTGAACATATTTTTGGGCAGGGTATAGGAGAAGTGATGTCCAACATAAAGTTTGACAGAGTTGGGCTTAATAATTCAATGGACTCTGACAAAAATCCTTTGAAAAACATAATTCCAGATAAGGCTGATTTTATTGTTCTTGCGTCAATACGGCAGGAAGAAGAGCTTTTAGTTCATAATATGATACTTGAAATAAGCTCAAAATATAAAGACTTAATTATTGGTCTTTTCCCCCGCCACATGGAAAGAATAAATCAATGGGAAAGCCTTTTAAATAAATCCCAATTAAAATGGACTTTAAGGTCAAAAATAAATAGTCCAACATCTAATGGAACTATTATTCTTTGGGATAAGTTTGGAGAATTGAATGCAGCTTATAACTATGCAACAGCCGCCTTTGTAGGAGGAAGTCTTTTGCCGCTTGGAGGACAAAATTTCCTTGAGCCTCTAACCTGCGGTATAACTCCTGTAATCGGTCCATTTTGGGAAAATTTTGCATGGATTGGAAGGGAAATTATCGAAAAAAAACTGGTTCTTGAAGCTCCAACGTGGTCAGATGCTGTCGAACTTATAATAAATAATATAAAAAATATCCCTCAAAAAGAACTTATCTCAAAATCCGCTTTTGAATATTTAAAGGAAAAACAAGGCGGAACTCTTAAAGCTGTATCCGAAATAAAAAAATTTTTGAATAAAAAATGATATTAAAACTGACATGCCATTCAGCTGATTAAGGCTAAAATTAGAGGATATAGAAAGTTTATTATTTAAAAATAGAAATCGTATGTCATTTCTATCTTATTCTGTTAAAGTTTAAGGAAAATACAGTGTTTGAAGTAATTCGTCCATCAATAATCGCGATAGATCCTATAACCTTTTGCCAACTAAGATGTCCAGGATGTCCAAATACAGGTCGAGGAACTGCTCCATTAATGGGACATGGAAGATTAACATTTCAGAAATTTAAGGAATTGATTGATATTAATCCAAATATTCAAACCATTGAGTTTGACTGTTTTGGAGAATTATTTCTTAATAAAGAGCTTTTGCTAATGATTGAATATGCTTTTAATAAAGGAATTTGTTCTACCTTAAGCACATCTAATTTTAATTATGTTAGACCTGATGTCCTTGAAGGACTTGTAAAATATGGAGTTAGATCGTTGGGTTGCGCTATAGATGGAGCTACCCCTGAAACCTATAAAATATATCGAAAACGGGGCAACTTTGATCAAGTTATGGCAAATATTAAGGAATTGGTTCGGTTAAAAAAATTATATAATTCTCAGTATCCGAAATTAACATGGCAGTTTGTAGTTTTTGGGCATAATGAGCATGAAATTCCTTTAGTTAAAAGTTTATCTGCTGAGTTAGGTATGAAAATTTCTTTTAAAATGGCTTGGAATACGAATTATGCTCCGATTCGTAATAAAAAATTTGTAATGGATCAGCTTGGCTGGCTATCAACGAATCGTGAGGATTATGAATCCGTCACAAATCAGCCTTATATGAATTCAGTCTGCCTTCAGTTATGGAGAGCTCCACGCATTAATTGGGATGGTAAAGTACTCGGTTGTTGCTGGACTCAAACTGGTTTTAATGCAAATGTTTTTACAGACGGATATTTGAACGCTATTAATAATCCTCAAATTAAATATGCGAGAAAAATGTTGATGGGAAAATCAAAGCCTCGTGACGATATACAATGTTCAAGATGCCATATTTATAAATTGAAGCTCAAAACTGGAAAGTTTCTTACAACTAAGGAGCTTTTAAGTGTTCAAAATCCAAGCTGGTTTAGACTTGCCCGCAATTTCTATCAAAAATCGGGTTTGAGAAAAATATTAAATTTTCGGTCTTTAAAGTAATCGTGATAATTTTATGGATAGCATTAAAAATAAATTATTAAGAATAAAAGATCATATTCGATTAACAATATTTGATAACATTAAAAAAATATACAATTCAAAATCCTTATTAAACAATCAGCATAATCAAGATAGAAAAATTCATATCGTTTATTTTTCGTGCGAACAGCATTTTAAATATATATTTTTATCCTTAAAAAGTATTGAAATGCTTTCATTGCCTTTTATCGGAAAAATTTATCTATATTTTGATAAAAGATTTCCATTAAATAAATCTCAAAAAAAAGCTTTAAAAAATATTTGTCTTGATATTTCCATAAGAAAAACAAAGCTTCCAATGAGTTGGGGAGGTGCGAAGCTTATTATAAATGAGCTTATAGCCTTTAAAGAAATTTCTATTGAAACTTACGCAAATGATTATATAGCTAAAATTGATTCCGATGTTATAGTAATATCTGATAAAATCTTTAGAAAAGTTTTAGACTCATCGTGTCATATTATCGGCCAGTCCTATACTAATCAGCTAGATTTTACTTATACACAAGGCGGCTGTTATTTTTTATCGGTTTCAACTGTTCCAGTTATTTTTGAAGAAAAAATTCAAAATATCGCAATAAAAACAGCTAAACAGACAAACAATCCTCTTTTCAATTGCCCTGAAGATTCTTTTATATACAACCTTGTAAAATTTAAAAATTTGTCTATCGGATTTGAAACATATTTTCACCCAATGAATGATACAATTCTACCGAATAATTTAAATCAAGAATTTAGTATTATTCATTTTGAAAATCGAAAGAAAAAAATGATCAAATTCGGAGAACTTTTTTTTCAAAGTAAAGCTTTAGAATCAGTTTCAAAAATAGATACTGTTAAAACAGCTTATTCCTGTATGATATGGGGTGGATACGGATGGGGTAATGTCGGCGATGAATTAACATTAGATATAGCATTTAAAGAGCTTTCAAAAAGTTTTGATACATCATCAATATTTATACTTTCTCCTGCGCCCGAATATTCTAAATGGCTTTATCCCGAAAGGCAAATCATTCCTTTTGTACCGATAGACAAAGACTTAACTACAACGGAAATTTTAAATCTAAAAAATACGCCGTTATGGGTGGATATTTTGTATAAATGTAAACTCCTTTTTCTTGTAGGTGGTGGCTATTTGACGGATCTTTTTAATATTAAAGCAAAATTACAGCCCATTGCTTTAGCCCAAAAATTTAATATTCCGATTAGAACTGCGCCAATAGGGATAGGGCCATTTAAAGCTAAAAATAATGAACATATAACCGCATATTTTCTACAAAATTCTGATTTATGGGTAAGAGATGAAGATTCTCTTGAATTTGCCTATCAAAATGGCATATTCGCAAAACTCCAATGTGATGACGGTTTTAAAATAAAAGATTTTTATCCAGAAATATTTAATGTTCTGAATAAAAAAAAGAAAAATAATGAAATTTTTAAGATCGGAGTTTGCATATTTAATCAGCATGGAGCAGATAATTTTGCAAGTATAGAAAACTGGTGGGTTGATTTTTTTAAATTCATGCAAAATAAATCATTAGGTTTATTTTTTGAAGGGTTTTGCTTTCATACATCTTTAAATCTTGATTTTTATACAATGATTAAGATATTTCAAAAGGCAGAGTTACCATTAAAAAATATTCTACCGCCTTTTATAGATTTTAGAGAAGCTCTTAAAAATCTTATTAATTACGATATGATTATATCTTCGAGATTCCATGCTATAGTAACGGCCTCAACAATAGGAATGCAGAGTTTAGCAATAGCATCTGGAGAATATTATATATCAAAAATGAAATCATCGTCAAACGTTAATCCCCAAATAACGCGTTTAATCATTCCTGAATTTACTTCCTATGATGAAATGGCTGAAATTGTTATGGATTGGAAAATAAATAGTGCAAAATAGTCGAGATATAAAATTCAATGATTTATTCAATTCTAAACATCTTGAATTAAAGAAAAAAACTGCAAGAAGCGCGGCCTTTGTTTTATTTGGAAGAGCCTGTGTTTATAGTTTAAGTTTCCTTGCTATGATTATTTTGGCTCGATTAATAAAGCCTGAAGATTTTGGCCTTGTAAATATGGCCTCAGTAGTGATTTTTTTTTTAGGT
Encoded proteins:
- the hldE gene encoding bifunctional D-glycero-beta-D-manno-heptose-7-phosphate kinase/D-glycero-beta-D-manno-heptose 1-phosphate adenylyltransferase HldE produces the protein MEFFPDFSNCTVTVIGDIMLDMYIWGEVERISPEAPVPVLKINERTFNLGGSGNVAANLAGLKCKTILIGTVGDDHFAELLKGLASKIGIDNSFVTNPFFPTTTKTRVIAQGQQLIRLDEEETKEFGDEISEKIIKQFEEVATQSNAVILSDYGKGVLKGKTASKIIEKCKLMKIPVFIDPKGKIWDKYKGATCITPNLSEFQAIAPLAKKDNLEIHAKRIIKNLGLEYLIVTKGKDGLSLFGKDFKTVHISAEAKEVFDVSGAGDTVISTLSACYGSGTSIENSAKIANAAAGIVVGKIGTQPIILSELKDNLMNKKITASNKSLTLDQAQEIISSWRNQGKRIVFTNGCFDILHVGHIKLLNSAAEEGDKLIIGLNSDSSIKRLKGSQRPIIPEEERAALLGSIRSVDLVIIFSEDTPLNLIEKIKPDVLVKGGDYTVETVVGHERVQDYGGKLILVPIVDGVSTTKVIESVKSRLK
- a CDS encoding radical SAM protein, whose protein sequence is MFEVIRPSIIAIDPITFCQLRCPGCPNTGRGTAPLMGHGRLTFQKFKELIDINPNIQTIEFDCFGELFLNKELLLMIEYAFNKGICSTLSTSNFNYVRPDVLEGLVKYGVRSLGCAIDGATPETYKIYRKRGNFDQVMANIKELVRLKKLYNSQYPKLTWQFVVFGHNEHEIPLVKSLSAELGMKISFKMAWNTNYAPIRNKKFVMDQLGWLSTNREDYESVTNQPYMNSVCLQLWRAPRINWDGKVLGCCWTQTGFNANVFTDGYLNAINNPQIKYARKMLMGKSKPRDDIQCSRCHIYKLKLKTGKFLTTKELLSVQNPSWFRLARNFYQKSGLRKILNFRSLK
- the gmhA gene encoding D-sedoheptulose 7-phosphate isomerase; protein product: MFDKTITDHNEAINSLFKIKDKIVNAGNLLSSAINNGKKILICGNGGSAADSQHFAAEIVGRFGKERRALPSIALTTDTSIITALTNDYSYEKVFERQVDALGNEGDVLIAISTSGNSDNIIKAVEIAKQKGIKTISLLGKDGGKQNNIADISIIVSSKITARVQEAHILILHLWAEIIESNL
- a CDS encoding polysaccharide pyruvyl transferase family protein; the encoded protein is MDSIKNKLLRIKDHIRLTIFDNIKKIYNSKSLLNNQHNQDRKIHIVYFSCEQHFKYIFLSLKSIEMLSLPFIGKIYLYFDKRFPLNKSQKKALKNICLDISIRKTKLPMSWGGAKLIINELIAFKEISIETYANDYIAKIDSDVIVISDKIFRKVLDSSCHIIGQSYTNQLDFTYTQGGCYFLSVSTVPVIFEEKIQNIAIKTAKQTNNPLFNCPEDSFIYNLVKFKNLSIGFETYFHPMNDTILPNNLNQEFSIIHFENRKKKMIKFGELFFQSKALESVSKIDTVKTAYSCMIWGGYGWGNVGDELTLDIAFKELSKSFDTSSIFILSPAPEYSKWLYPERQIIPFVPIDKDLTTTEILNLKNTPLWVDILYKCKLLFLVGGGYLTDLFNIKAKLQPIALAQKFNIPIRTAPIGIGPFKAKNNEHITAYFLQNSDLWVRDEDSLEFAYQNGIFAKLQCDDGFKIKDFYPEIFNVLNKKKKNNEIFKIGVCIFNQHGADNFASIENWWVDFFKFMQNKSLGLFFEGFCFHTSLNLDFYTMIKIFQKAELPLKNILPPFIDFREALKNLINYDMIISSRFHAIVTASTIGMQSLAIASGEYYISKMKSSSNVNPQITRLIIPEFTSYDEMAEIVMDWKINSAK
- a CDS encoding 3-deoxy-D-manno-octulosonic acid transferase; the protein is MNYTNSLKATILLYNCLWKLIIPLLKFNKRLQDGFEQRTLKINDLPKSDVWIQAASAGEAYLALDIIKNFNPENSLKIYLTTNTKQGFELINKGISAYKGSFSVKTGYFPFDAPSLMEIAVKTIKPKLMILLETEIWPGLLYSLKKSGIKTVIINGRITEQSLKGYTGFSSLLKQLAPNKILAISDGDKFKFEHIFGQGIGEVMSNIKFDRVGLNNSMDSDKNPLKNIIPDKADFIVLASIRQEEELLVHNMILEISSKYKDLIIGLFPRHMERINQWESLLNKSQLKWTLRSKINSPTSNGTIILWDKFGELNAAYNYATAAFVGGSLLPLGGQNFLEPLTCGITPVIGPFWENFAWIGREIIEKKLVLEAPTWSDAVELIINNIKNIPQKELISKSAFEYLKEKQGGTLKAVSEIKKFLNKK